The Deinococcus puniceus genome segment ATGAAGGCCAGCGTATCGGCCCCGATCAGTTGGCGGATTTGCTCCAAGCTGTGCGTGCTCGCCACCAGTTCTTTGCGGGCGGCGGTGTCGATCCCGTAAAAACACGGGTGCTTGATGGGCGGGCTGGACACCCGGAAATGCACTTCGGTGGCCCCGGCGTCGCGCAGCAGGTTCACGATCAGGCTGGACGTGGTGCCGCGCACGATGGAGTCATCTACCAAAATCACCCGTTTGCCGCGCACCGCACTGGTGGGCGAGAGCTTCATCCGCACTTTCAGGTCACGGGCTTCCTGCGTGGGCGCAATAAAGGTGCGGCCCGCGTAGGGATTCTTAGACAGGCCGTAGTCGAAGGGCAGGCCACTTTCACGGGCGTATCCGATGGCCGCGCCGATGCCGGAATCGGGCACAGGCACCACCACATCGGCCTCTACGGGATGTTCGCGGGCCAGTTGCATGCCCATGCGAATGCGGCTGGCGTAGGTGTCCACGCCGTCCAGTTCTCCGTCGCTGCGCGCAAAATAAATCCACTCGAAGGCGCAGGGCGTCGGGGCGGCGGGATGCACCATCAGGCTATGCAGGCCGTTTTCGTCCACCCAGACCAGTTCTCCGGGCAGCACGTCACGCAAGAGTCTCGCGCCCACCGTGTACAGGGCGCAGGGTTCAGAGGCGATCACGTATGCGCCGTCGTCGCGCTGCCCGATCACGAGGGGCCGCACGCCGTTGGGGTCGCGGAATCCGATCAGGGCCGTGCGGCTCATCAGTACGCAGGCATAACCGCCCTTCAGTTGCTGCATAGCTCCGGCGGTGGCTTCCACCAAGTCCATGTGCGACTCGCGGGCAATCAGGTTCAGCATCACCTCAGAGTCGTTGGTGGTGGCGAAGAGTGCGCCTTCCATCAGCATCTGGTTGCGAACTTCACGGGCATTCACGAAGTTGCCGTTGTGCGCGAGGCCCAAAATGCCCTTGTTGGTGCGGGTCGTGAGGGGCTGAGCATTGAAGCGCAGGTTGCTGCCAGTGGTGCTGTAGCGCACATGCCCGATGCTGACGCGGGCGTTGGGCAGGCGCACCCGCTCCAGCCGCCGCTCGTCGAAGACCTGCGTGACCAGTCCGAGGTCTTTTTCCACGTGGAACTTGTCGCCGTCGCTGACGCACATGCCTGCCGCTTCCTGCCCCCGGTGCTGGAGGGCAAAAATACCGAGGTAGGTGAGCCAAGCCAGATCAAGCGCGTGCGGCGAGTACATGCCGAACACGCCGCATTCCTCGCGGGGCTTGTCGAGGGCGGGGTCGAAATCGGCGTCCATGTCTGGGCTGTCTGTCCAGTTATCACCCACCATCATCCCAAAATCTCCCGCAGGGGCGCGTCGTAGGCGGCTTTCAGTTCCGAGAGCTTCACGCTCAACTGTAAATCTTGGTCGGGCAGCGAAATGGTCACGCTGTCACCGCCGCTGAGGCCGAGGCGGGTAAACGGCACATTCAGTTCCGTCAGGGTGCGCTCGGTGGCGTCCGCGTCGGTGACGGCCACGATGACGCGGCTGTGCGCTTCGCCGTACAGCCGGGCGTCGGCGCGGGCGGTTCCGGGCAGGGTCACTTGCAGCCCCACGTCACTCGCCATGCCCATTTCGGCCAATGCGACGGCTAGGCCACCTTCGGCGCAGTCGTGCGCGGTGTCGGTCAGGTGGGTGCGAATCAGGGCCAATGTTCCGGCGATCACGCGGGCCTCCAGACCGAGGTCTAACGCAGGCACGCGGCCCGCTTCCAGCCCATGCACCGTTTCAAGGTACTGGCTGGCTCCGATGGAATCGCCCACCTCACCTAACAAGTACAACGTCTGCCCCGCCGCCTTGAGGTTCAGCGTGGCCCGCACGTTCACATCAGGCAGCACACCCACCATGCCAATCGTGGGGGTGGGGTGAATTGCCACCGTGCGGCCTGTGGTTTGGTCTACGTACTGGTTGTAGAGGCTCACGTTGCCGCCCGTGACCGGAGTATTCAGGGCGCGGCAGGCGTCGGCGATGCCCTGCACGGCCTGCTGAAGCTGGTAATACACCTCGGGGCGGTGCGGGTTGCCAAAGTTCAGGTTGTCGGTGATGGCGAGCGGCGTCGCGCCCACGCAGGCGAGGTTGCGGGCGGCTTCGGCCACAGCGGCGGCGGCTCCGGTATAGGGGTCAAGTTGCACAAAACGCGGGTTGCAATCGCTGGTGGCGGCCACACCCTTATCTGACCCCTTTACCCGCATCACGGCGGCGTCGGCGACTCCGGGCACCACCACCGTATTGGTCATCACCTGATGGTCGAAACGTTCGTAGATGGGCCGTTTGCTGGCAATGGTCGGATGCGCCAGCAGTTGCAGCAGCACGCTTCCGAGGTCGGTGGGCACGGGCAGGCCGCTCAGGTCGCGCTCACGGGCCGCCTTGATGTCTTCAGATTCCACGCCTTCGCGGGTGTATTTCGGGGCTTCGTTCAGCAGAGCTACGGGCAAATCACAGACCACTTCGCCACGCCACGTCAGGCGGTAGCGGTCATGGGCCTCCACCTGCCCGATGTCGATCACGTCCAGTTCCCACTTGTCCAGCAGGGCGTGCATCTCATCTTCTCGCCCCGGAACAGGCACCAGAATCATGCGCTCCTGAGACTCCGAGAGGCACAGTTCCATCGGCACCATGCCCGATTCGCGGGTGGGCACGCGGTCTAAATCCATCGTGATGCCCAGTCCGGCGCGGTAGGCCATCTCGCACGTGCTGGACACCAAGCCCGCCGCGCCCATATCCTGCACGCCTGCTACCACGCCCGCGTTGATCACGTCCAGCGTGGCTTCCAGCAGCAGTTTTTCCATGAAGGGGTCGCCCACCTGCACGGCGGGACGGTCTGCTTGGCTGGCGTCGCTCAGGTCGGCAGAGGCGAACACCGCGCCGCCCAGTCCGTCGCGCCCAGTTTTGCTGCCCACGTACACGATCCGGTTGCCCACTTCGCCCATGGTGCCTTTTGCCAAATCTTCGTGCCGCAGCAGGCCGAGGGCCATCACGTTCACCAGCGGGTTTTCCTGATAGCTGGGGTGAAAGGTGACTTCGCCGCCCACGGTGGGCACGCCAATCGCGTTGCCGTAGTGCGCGATACCGTCGACTACGCCGTTGACCAGAAAGCGGGTGCGGGGGCTGTCGGGGTCGCCAAAACGCAGGCTGTCCAGCACCGCAAAGGGCCGAGCGCCCATCGCAAAGATGTCGCGCAGGATGCCGCCTACACCCGTTGCCGCGCCCTGCACGGGTTCTACGGCGCTGGGGTGGTTATGAGATTCCATCTTGAACGCCACGCCCCAGCCGTCGCCGATGTCGACTACGCCCGCATTCTCGCCGGGGCCTTGCAACACCTGCGGCCCAGTGGTGGGGAAGGCGCTGAACAGGGGCCGGGAGTTCTTGTAGCCGCAGTGTTCAGACCACATCGCGCCCACGATAGCGGCCTCTAAAGCATTCGGCTCGCGGCCTATGCCATCTACCAACAGGTCGTATTCGCTTTCG includes the following:
- the purF gene encoding amidophosphoribosyltransferase, whose protein sequence is MVGDNWTDSPDMDADFDPALDKPREECGVFGMYSPHALDLAWLTYLGIFALQHRGQEAAGMCVSDGDKFHVEKDLGLVTQVFDERRLERVRLPNARVSIGHVRYSTTGSNLRFNAQPLTTRTNKGILGLAHNGNFVNAREVRNQMLMEGALFATTNDSEVMLNLIARESHMDLVEATAGAMQQLKGGYACVLMSRTALIGFRDPNGVRPLVIGQRDDGAYVIASEPCALYTVGARLLRDVLPGELVWVDENGLHSLMVHPAAPTPCAFEWIYFARSDGELDGVDTYASRIRMGMQLAREHPVEADVVVPVPDSGIGAAIGYARESGLPFDYGLSKNPYAGRTFIAPTQEARDLKVRMKLSPTSAVRGKRVILVDDSIVRGTTSSLIVNLLRDAGATEVHFRVSSPPIKHPCFYGIDTAARKELVASTHSLEQIRQLIGADTLAFISERGLAEAVSGPGLCLACFNGEYPAGTPLLNDVDKLALEV
- the purL gene encoding phosphoribosylformylglycinamidine synthase subunit PurL, translating into MTASAPSLRDRAATFGLSESEYDLLVDGIGREPNALEAAIVGAMWSEHCGYKNSRPLFSAFPTTGPQVLQGPGENAGVVDIGDGWGVAFKMESHNHPSAVEPVQGAATGVGGILRDIFAMGARPFAVLDSLRFGDPDSPRTRFLVNGVVDGIAHYGNAIGVPTVGGEVTFHPSYQENPLVNVMALGLLRHEDLAKGTMGEVGNRIVYVGSKTGRDGLGGAVFASADLSDASQADRPAVQVGDPFMEKLLLEATLDVINAGVVAGVQDMGAAGLVSSTCEMAYRAGLGITMDLDRVPTRESGMVPMELCLSESQERMILVPVPGREDEMHALLDKWELDVIDIGQVEAHDRYRLTWRGEVVCDLPVALLNEAPKYTREGVESEDIKAARERDLSGLPVPTDLGSVLLQLLAHPTIASKRPIYERFDHQVMTNTVVVPGVADAAVMRVKGSDKGVAATSDCNPRFVQLDPYTGAAAAVAEAARNLACVGATPLAITDNLNFGNPHRPEVYYQLQQAVQGIADACRALNTPVTGGNVSLYNQYVDQTTGRTVAIHPTPTIGMVGVLPDVNVRATLNLKAAGQTLYLLGEVGDSIGASQYLETVHGLEAGRVPALDLGLEARVIAGTLALIRTHLTDTAHDCAEGGLAVALAEMGMASDVGLQVTLPGTARADARLYGEAHSRVIVAVTDADATERTLTELNVPFTRLGLSGGDSVTISLPDQDLQLSVKLSELKAAYDAPLREILG